The sequence TCTGTAATAGAGGGGTGAATTATGTCATTAGGTTTCAAACTTTCAAAGTAATAAGCTGGCTTTGGATTAGTCCAGCCACCAACAATTATTTTTCCAGATATATAGATCCATTTGTTCAAAACAAAAGAAGTGTCTTCTGTTTTGAAATCAAATATAAATATGTTTGTACTGGCGGAAATTGCGCTTGAAGTAAATGTATCGACGGACTCTATTGTTGTTGAAGCATTGCCTGTAAGAGTTGAAAGAAGAGAATTTACAGTAATTGTAAGCTCTTTTCCGTTGAAGTAACCAACAGCATCTACAGATGCTGTTTTCTCGGGGAGAGAAATACTCTTTGGAGTGTCTGGTGGTGGGGGGGCGCCTGCATATCCTAGTGTAGTATCAATACATACATTTCCGTTACTATCAACCCGTGGGTGACCACCTGTTAATCTAAGTGTATAAAAATTTTCTTGACTATCAAGTACTGTGAATCTGCTTTGTATAGCTATACTTGTTGGTGATGCGTTGGAGAGATTCTTTGTATCAGCACATTCAAATCCATTAAAAACAATTGACGTTGCTAATGAGTAACTAGATAGCAGACAAAGAGTTGCAACTGCACATATTTTTTTCAATTTAATCTCCAATCAGTTGATACCGCAGTGCCAAGGTTAAGCGCGTTTTCTTTTCTGCGATGTGCCATAAAACCCAGCAAACCTAGGCCAGCCAATAACATCAAATACGTTTGTGGTTCTGGTATTGGTGAAATATTGTCACGGTTAAGAAGATAAGAGTGTCCATTTGAGCCATACGCAATTATTTGACCAGAAGAATTGATGGCGCTAGCATAGCTTAGTGATGTTCCAATAGATGCGCTAAGAAGTAAATTAAGATCCTGCATACTGCCATTCTCGTACAGAAAAGCAAGGTCGTTGGAGTAACCAACAACTTGTCCAGAATCATTAATGCCGAAAGCTAATGAAGTCCCATCGTTCAATGCACCAAGATCAGCCATTACTCCATTATCGTAGATGAATGCATGTTCAACTGCTTCAGAATCAATAATAACCATAGAATAACCTACTACTTGTCCGCTGTTATTTATTGAATAGGCGCCACTTGCTCCACCATGTTCCCGGATCGGTTCCTGACACCTTGCTCATACAAAAAAGCATGATTCCCATGCAGTCCCAGCGATGCTCCAACTATTTGTCCAGAGTCATTAATACTCTCTGCACTCGTATGTCCACCGTTACCATTCAATGAACCAATATCCTGCATTACGCCATTATCAAAAAGAAATGCGTTGTAATTACTACCAACATGAGGAA comes from Bacteroidota bacterium and encodes:
- a CDS encoding FxDxF family PEP-CTERM protein, which codes for MVIIDSEAVEHAFIYDNGVMADLGALNDGTSLAFGINDSGQVVGYSNDLAFLYENGSMQDLNLLLSASIGTSLSYASAINSSGQIIAYGSNGHSYLLNRDNISPIPEPQTYLMLLAGLGLLGFMAHRRKENALNLGTAVSTDWRLN